The Bacillus vallismortis genome window below encodes:
- a CDS encoding DUF3813 domain-containing protein: MRNELFQQAKSFVQQAVMVTNGFEEGDQDQAILRAKNAVSSAYANSTDAERRQLHQFQDQLEKLQ, from the coding sequence ATGAGAAATGAACTGTTTCAGCAGGCAAAATCATTCGTTCAACAGGCTGTCATGGTGACAAACGGCTTTGAGGAAGGCGATCAGGATCAAGCGATTCTGAGAGCCAAAAATGCTGTGTCTTCTGCGTACGCCAACTCGACAGATGCAGAACGTCGCCAGCTCCATCAATTTCAGGATCAGCTGGAGAAACTTCAGTAA
- a CDS encoding metal-sulfur cluster assembly factor, with product MEEALKENIMGALEQVVDPELGVDIVNLGLVYDVDMDDDGLTHVTMTLTSMGCPLAPVIVDEVKKALADIPEVKETEVHIVWNPPWTRDKMSRYAKIALGIQ from the coding sequence GTGGAAGAAGCATTAAAAGAAAACATCATGGGCGCCCTGGAGCAGGTTGTCGATCCTGAGCTTGGCGTTGATATCGTGAACCTTGGTTTGGTATATGATGTTGATATGGATGACGACGGTTTAACACACGTTACAATGACATTGACATCAATGGGGTGCCCTTTAGCGCCGGTTATCGTGGATGAAGTGAAAAAAGCGTTAGCGGACATTCCCGAAGTGAAAGAGACGGAGGTTCACATTGTGTGGAATCCGCCTTGGACAAGAGATAAAATGTCCAGATACGCGAAAATCGCGCTTGGCATTCAATAA
- a CDS encoding YqaE/Pmp3 family membrane protein — MMYLLAVLCPPLAVLFSGKPVQALLNLILTCIFWLPGAIHACFIVADRRAEKRARR, encoded by the coding sequence ATGATGTATCTGCTGGCTGTCCTATGCCCGCCGCTCGCAGTTTTGTTTTCGGGAAAACCGGTTCAGGCATTGCTGAATCTCATATTGACCTGTATCTTTTGGCTGCCGGGCGCGATTCACGCCTGTTTTATCGTTGCCGACCGCCGCGCCGAAAAACGGGCAAGGAGATAG
- a CDS encoding YitT family protein: MVLDQTKKLLVVIIGALLNAAGLNLFLIPADVYASGFTGVAQLLSSVIVEYAPFYISTGTLLFLLNIPVGILGWMKVGKSFTVYSILSVGLTTLFMGILPETSLSHDILLNAVFGGVISAVGIGLTLKYGASTGGLDIVAMVLAKWKDKPIGTYFFILNGIIILTAGLLQGWEKALYTLVTLYVTTRVIDAIHTRHMKLTAMIVTKKADEIKEAIYGKMVRGITTVPAKGAFTNEQKEMMIIVITRYELYDLEKIVKEVDPKAFTNIVQTTGIFGFFRKD, encoded by the coding sequence ATGGTACTAGATCAAACAAAAAAATTACTCGTCGTCATCATCGGCGCTTTACTCAATGCGGCCGGGCTGAACTTATTTTTGATCCCGGCAGACGTATATGCCAGCGGATTTACGGGAGTCGCCCAGCTTTTATCAAGCGTCATTGTTGAATATGCCCCCTTTTATATATCGACGGGAACGCTCTTGTTCCTCTTAAACATTCCGGTCGGTATTTTAGGATGGATGAAGGTCGGCAAATCGTTTACGGTGTACAGTATTTTAAGTGTCGGGCTGACTACATTGTTTATGGGAATCCTGCCGGAAACAAGCCTGTCACATGACATTTTGCTGAACGCGGTGTTCGGCGGCGTCATTTCCGCGGTCGGTATCGGCTTAACGTTAAAATACGGTGCTTCCACAGGCGGGCTCGATATCGTTGCCATGGTGCTTGCAAAGTGGAAGGATAAACCCATCGGCACGTATTTCTTCATTCTCAATGGGATTATCATCTTGACGGCAGGATTATTGCAAGGTTGGGAGAAAGCATTATATACCCTGGTTACACTGTATGTGACAACGAGGGTGATCGACGCCATTCACACCCGCCACATGAAGCTCACGGCGATGATCGTGACGAAAAAAGCGGACGAAATCAAAGAAGCCATTTATGGAAAAATGGTGCGCGGCATCACCACTGTTCCGGCTAAAGGAGCCTTTACGAACGAACAGAAAGAGATGATGATTATTGTCATCACAAGGTATGAACTGTACGATTTAGAGAAGATTGTCAAAGAAGTCGATCCGAAAGCATTTACAAACATTGTTCAAACGACTGGGATTTTTGGTTTCTTTAGAAAAGACTGA
- a CDS encoding FAD-binding oxidoreductase, giving the protein MKKKLLAFALCTGAYAALFAYSVHSDQKTDTSEMTDVSRLMPVKIKQTVKGQEEETLIDTIKEANRKNIKISIAGAQHSMGGHTYYEDGIVLDMTGYNKILSFDQEKKIIRVQSGATWNDIQKYVNPYGLAVKVMQSQNIFTIGGSLSANAHGRDIRYGSLIDTVKSFRLLKADGTIVTVTPKDDLFTAVIGGYGLFGVILDVTLELTDDELYVMQTEKMNYSGYADYFTKHVKGNPDVRMHLARISTAKKGFLDDMYVTNYELANDQDRLSSYSDLKEDEYTGITKFALGLSRRYEWGRNWLWNTQESYFQSQNGTKISRNNVMRSESTFLEYENNDNTDVLQEYFVPVKEYASYIDDLRQTLSDEDLNLVNITIRYVQKNEKADLSYAKDDMFSLVLLINEGFSKEAQADTARIIRRMTDVAIKHGGSYYLPYMTYQTKAQMRQAYPKCEAFFQKKRTYDPDERFMNYFYQRYK; this is encoded by the coding sequence ATGAAAAAGAAATTGCTTGCATTCGCGCTTTGTACAGGCGCGTATGCGGCCCTGTTTGCGTACTCTGTGCACTCAGATCAAAAAACAGACACAAGCGAGATGACGGATGTCAGCCGACTGATGCCGGTGAAAATTAAGCAGACAGTAAAAGGGCAGGAAGAGGAAACGCTCATTGACACGATCAAAGAAGCAAATCGAAAAAACATAAAGATCTCAATCGCCGGAGCCCAGCATTCCATGGGCGGCCATACATATTATGAGGACGGCATCGTTCTCGACATGACAGGCTACAATAAAATCTTGTCGTTCGATCAAGAGAAGAAAATCATCAGAGTCCAAAGCGGCGCGACGTGGAATGACATCCAGAAATACGTGAATCCATACGGACTCGCGGTAAAAGTCATGCAGTCACAAAATATTTTCACCATTGGAGGATCTCTCAGCGCCAATGCCCACGGACGTGATATCCGCTACGGCTCGCTGATTGATACTGTCAAATCATTTCGGCTTTTAAAAGCGGACGGAACGATCGTCACCGTTACTCCAAAAGATGACTTGTTTACAGCAGTCATCGGAGGGTACGGTCTTTTTGGCGTGATTCTTGATGTAACGCTTGAGCTGACGGATGATGAGCTATATGTCATGCAGACTGAAAAAATGAATTACAGCGGATACGCAGACTATTTTACAAAGCACGTAAAAGGAAATCCGGATGTCCGAATGCATCTGGCGCGAATTTCAACAGCGAAAAAAGGTTTTCTGGACGACATGTATGTCACGAATTATGAATTGGCAAATGATCAAGATCGGCTGTCATCATACAGCGATCTTAAAGAAGATGAGTATACCGGGATCACAAAGTTTGCACTCGGCTTGTCGAGACGGTATGAATGGGGCAGAAATTGGCTGTGGAACACGCAGGAATCCTATTTCCAGAGCCAAAACGGCACAAAGATCTCACGCAATAACGTCATGCGGTCCGAATCAACATTTCTCGAATATGAAAACAATGACAACACAGATGTTCTGCAAGAATACTTTGTGCCGGTGAAGGAGTATGCGTCCTATATTGACGACCTGAGACAAACGCTGTCGGACGAAGATTTGAACCTTGTGAACATTACCATCCGCTACGTGCAGAAAAATGAAAAAGCCGACCTTTCCTATGCGAAGGATGATATGTTTTCGCTCGTGCTTTTAATAAACGAGGGATTTTCAAAAGAAGCCCAGGCAGACACTGCCCGGATCATCAGGCGCATGACAGATGTTGCCATCAAGCACGGCGGCAGCTATTATTTGCCGTATATGACGTACCAGACAAAAGCGCAAATGAGGCAGGCGTATCCGAAATGCGAAGCGTTTTTTCAGAAAAAACGAACGTATGACCCGGATGAGCGCTTTATGAATTATTTTTATCAGAGGTATAAATAA
- a CDS encoding BsuPI-related putative proteinase inhibitor: MKRLLVLLLPVLLLIGCGKDEQTEPDKEVSGGMENQEVVLSVDAIQEPEQIKFNMSLKNQSERAIEFQFSTGQKFELVVYDSEHKERYRYSKDKMFTQAFQNLTLESGETYDFSDVWKEVPEPGTYEVKVTFKGRAENLKQVQAVQQFEVK, from the coding sequence GTGAAACGGCTGCTTGTGCTGCTCTTGCCCGTGCTGCTTTTAATAGGCTGCGGGAAAGATGAGCAGACTGAACCCGATAAGGAGGTATCAGGCGGAATGGAGAATCAAGAGGTTGTTTTATCTGTTGACGCAATTCAGGAGCCTGAACAAATCAAGTTTAACATGTCGCTGAAGAACCAAAGTGAACGTGCTATCGAGTTTCAATTCAGCACAGGACAAAAATTTGAACTTGTCGTGTATGATTCTGAGCACAAAGAAAGATACCGTTATTCGAAAGACAAAATGTTTACGCAAGCTTTTCAAAATCTGACACTTGAATCTGGAGAAACCTATGATTTTTCTGATGTGTGGAAGGAAGTCCCTGAGCCGGGAACCTACGAGGTGAAGGTGACATTTAAAGGCAGAGCGGAAAATCTCAAACAGGTTCAGGCTGTTCAGCAGTTTGAAGTGAAATAA
- a CDS encoding prolyl oligopeptidase family serine peptidase translates to MIQIENQTVSGIPFLHIVKEENRHRAVPLVIFIHGFTSAKEHNLHIAYLLAEKGFRAVLPEALHHGQRGEQMAVEELAVHFWDIVLNEIEEIGALKTHFEKEGLIDGGRIGLAGTSMGGITTLGALTAYDWIKAGVSLMGSPNYVELFQQQIDHIQSQGIDIDVPEEKVEELMKRLELRDLSLQPEKLRQRPLLFWHGAKDKVVPYAPTRKFYDTIKSDYSEQPERLQFIGDEHADHKVPRTAVLKTIEWFETHL, encoded by the coding sequence GTGATTCAAATTGAAAATCAAACCGTTTCCGGTATTCCGTTTTTACATATTGTAAAGGAAGAGAACAGGCACCGCGCTGTTCCTCTCGTGATCTTTATACATGGTTTTACGAGCGCGAAGGAACATAACCTTCATATTGCTTATCTGCTTGCGGAGAAGGGCTTCAGAGCCGTTCTGCCGGAGGCTCTGCACCATGGCCAACGGGGAGAGCAAATGGCTGTTGAAGAACTGGCCGTCCATTTTTGGGACATCGTCCTCAACGAGATTGAAGAGATCGGCGCACTCAAAACCCATTTTGAAAAAGAGGGCCTGATAGACGGCGGCCGCATCGGCCTCGCAGGCACGTCAATGGGCGGCATCACAACGCTTGGCGCACTGACTGCTTATGATTGGATAAAAGCCGGCGTCAGCCTGATGGGAAGCCCGAATTACGTGGAGTTGTTTCAGCAGCAGATTGACCATATTCAATCTCAGGGCATCGATATCGACGTGCCGGAAGAAAAGGTAGAGGAGCTGATGAAGCGTCTCGAGTTGCGGGATCTCAGCCTTCAGCCAGAGAAACTGCGCCAGCGCCCGCTATTATTTTGGCACGGCGCAAAAGATAAAGTCGTGCCTTACGCGCCGACCCGGAAATTTTATGACACGATCAAGTCCGATTACAGCGAGCAGCCGGAACGCCTTCAATTTATCGGAGATGAACACGCCGATCATAAAGTCCCGCGAACAGCTGTGTTAAAAACGATTGAATGGTTTGAGACACACTTATAA
- the yitU gene encoding 5-amino-6-(5-phospho-D-ribitylamino)uracil phosphatase YitU: METKPYLIALDLDGTLLKDDKTISENTLRTIQHLKDDRHYVCISTGRPYRSSSMYYQQMELTTPIVNFNGAFVHHPQDDSWGRYHTSLPLDVVKQLVDISESYNVHNVLAEVIDDVYFHYHDEHLIDAFNMNTTNVTVGDLRENLGEDVTSVLIHAKEEDVPAIRSYLSNVHAEVIDHRRWAAPWHVIEIIKSGMNKAVGMKKISDYYGVPQERIIAFGDEDNDLEMLEFAGCGVAMGNGIDAVKQVANRTTVTNEEDGVARFLKEYFSL, encoded by the coding sequence ATGGAGACAAAACCCTATTTAATCGCATTAGATTTAGATGGAACGTTATTAAAGGATGATAAAACCATATCAGAAAACACCCTTCGGACGATACAGCACCTAAAAGATGACAGGCATTATGTCTGCATCTCAACAGGACGTCCGTACCGTTCAAGTTCCATGTACTACCAGCAGATGGAGCTGACTACGCCAATTGTCAATTTTAACGGAGCGTTTGTCCATCATCCGCAGGACGACAGCTGGGGACGGTACCATACCTCGTTGCCGCTTGATGTTGTGAAACAGCTGGTGGATATCAGCGAGAGCTACAACGTACATAATGTGCTCGCTGAAGTCATTGACGACGTGTACTTTCATTACCATGATGAGCACTTGATTGATGCTTTTAACATGAATACAACAAACGTGACGGTCGGAGACTTGCGGGAAAATCTTGGCGAGGATGTCACATCCGTTCTCATTCACGCAAAAGAAGAAGATGTGCCGGCCATACGCTCCTATTTATCGAATGTGCACGCCGAGGTGATCGACCATAGAAGATGGGCCGCGCCGTGGCATGTCATAGAAATTATTAAAAGCGGCATGAATAAAGCGGTCGGCATGAAGAAAATCAGCGATTATTACGGCGTGCCGCAGGAGCGGATCATTGCTTTCGGGGATGAGGATAACGATTTGGAAATGCTTGAATTCGCCGGCTGCGGCGTTGCGATGGGAAATGGAATTGACGCGGTCAAGCAGGTTGCCAACCGAACAACCGTTACAAATGAAGAAGACGGCGTGGCAAGATTTTTGAAAGAATATTTTTCACTTTAA
- a CDS encoding DegV family protein: protein MTVHLIADSAADLPRSYFEENGIGFIPLRVSLGDKEFEDAVTIDADQIFEAMQKGETPKTSQASPQTIKNVFLQYAKTGDPALYIAFSSGLSGTYQTAVMMANEVKEEFPDFDLRVIDSKCASLGYGLAVRHAADLCINGNTIQEIETSVKNFCEQIDHIFTVDDLTYLARGGRISKTSAFVGGLLNIKPLLQMEDGKLVPLEKIRGQKKLFKRIIELMKERGDDWSNQTVGISYAADEEKAIGMKHLIEDEFKPKEIIMHSIGSAVGSHAGPGTLAIFFLKK, encoded by the coding sequence ATGACAGTTCATCTCATCGCTGACAGCGCCGCCGATCTGCCCCGTTCTTACTTTGAAGAAAACGGCATTGGCTTTATTCCGCTAAGGGTTTCTCTCGGCGATAAAGAATTCGAAGATGCAGTCACGATTGATGCGGATCAAATATTTGAAGCGATGCAAAAAGGAGAAACGCCTAAGACGTCCCAAGCCTCACCGCAAACGATTAAAAATGTATTTTTGCAATATGCCAAAACAGGTGATCCCGCTCTTTACATTGCCTTTTCCTCAGGCCTTTCCGGCACGTATCAGACAGCTGTGATGATGGCCAATGAAGTGAAAGAGGAATTTCCCGATTTCGATTTGCGGGTCATTGATTCTAAATGCGCTTCATTAGGATACGGTCTGGCCGTCCGGCATGCCGCCGATCTCTGTATCAACGGGAATACAATACAAGAAATTGAAACGTCTGTAAAGAACTTTTGCGAACAGATTGATCACATATTTACCGTGGATGATCTCACCTATCTTGCACGAGGCGGCCGCATCTCCAAAACATCCGCTTTTGTCGGAGGTCTGCTGAATATTAAACCGCTGCTTCAAATGGAGGACGGCAAGCTGGTGCCTCTGGAAAAAATCCGCGGACAGAAGAAACTTTTTAAACGGATCATCGAACTCATGAAAGAGCGCGGTGATGATTGGAGCAATCAAACCGTCGGGATCAGCTATGCCGCGGATGAAGAAAAAGCCATTGGCATGAAACACTTGATAGAGGATGAGTTCAAGCCGAAAGAGATCATCATGCATTCGATCGGTTCTGCGGTTGGCTCACACGCCGGCCCCGGCACATTGGCGATATTCTTTTTAAAAAAATAA